From Desulfomicrobium macestii, one genomic window encodes:
- the argS gene encoding arginine--tRNA ligase translates to MKAKNYILEKLTALMAAKGAALPVKTTIEAPKSEQHGDMATNIAMVMPREKGQNPRAVAEELKAELLAMCPEIEDIEIAGPGFINFTFKPVFWQEVALAALEGNGNFGRINVGQGRKVQVEYVSANPTGPLHIGHGRGAAVGDSLTRILRFTGHEVETEYYLNDAGRQMRLLGLAVWVRYQQACGIEIPFPEDCYRGDYIRDISNALLAERGKALLDLPEEEALDLCYERGMTDILNGIKQDLIDFRVEHQHWFSEKSLVDGGQVEASLNRLLAEGRAYEKDGALWFRSTDHGDDKDRVLRKSDGLLTYFASDIAYHDNKIARGFDMMVDIWGADHHGYVPRMKAAIEALGKDRESLQVILVQLVNLIQGGEQIAMSTRAGKFETLADVCAEVGVDAARFIFLSRKSDSHLDFDLDVVKQQSMDNPVYYVQYAHARISSLMRKAEEQGVALPEPSGALMALLTTPEDKALFKALDAFEDTLELAARTLSPHHVSYYLMELAGLLHRYYTVHHILSGDDQALLQARILLFQAVAGVLKAGLDLLGVSAPERM, encoded by the coding sequence ATGAAAGCCAAAAACTATATTCTTGAAAAATTGACCGCGCTCATGGCCGCCAAGGGCGCAGCCCTGCCTGTCAAGACCACCATCGAGGCCCCCAAAAGCGAACAGCACGGCGACATGGCCACCAACATCGCCATGGTCATGCCCCGCGAGAAGGGACAGAATCCCCGCGCCGTGGCCGAGGAGCTCAAAGCCGAGCTGCTGGCCATGTGCCCCGAGATCGAGGACATCGAGATCGCCGGGCCGGGCTTCATCAATTTCACCTTCAAGCCCGTCTTCTGGCAGGAAGTGGCGCTGGCGGCGCTTGAAGGCAACGGGAATTTCGGACGGATCAATGTCGGCCAGGGCCGCAAGGTGCAGGTCGAATACGTGTCCGCCAACCCCACCGGCCCGCTGCATATCGGGCACGGACGCGGCGCGGCCGTGGGCGACAGCCTGACCCGCATCCTGCGCTTCACCGGACACGAGGTCGAGACTGAGTACTATCTCAATGATGCCGGTCGCCAGATGCGCCTTCTGGGTCTGGCCGTGTGGGTGCGCTACCAGCAGGCCTGCGGTATCGAGATCCCCTTCCCCGAGGACTGCTACCGGGGCGATTACATAAGGGACATCTCGAACGCGTTGCTGGCCGAACGCGGCAAGGCGCTTCTCGACCTGCCCGAGGAAGAAGCCCTGGACCTTTGCTATGAGCGCGGCATGACGGACATCCTGAACGGCATCAAGCAGGACCTCATCGATTTTCGTGTCGAACATCAGCACTGGTTCTCGGAAAAGAGCCTGGTCGACGGCGGTCAGGTCGAGGCATCGCTGAACCGTCTTTTGGCCGAGGGCCGGGCCTATGAAAAGGACGGTGCCCTGTGGTTCAGATCCACCGACCACGGCGACGACAAGGACCGCGTCCTCAGAAAGTCCGACGGCCTCTTGACCTATTTCGCCTCCGACATCGCCTACCACGACAACAAGATCGCGCGCGGCTTCGACATGATGGTAGACATCTGGGGCGCGGACCATCACGGCTACGTGCCGCGCATGAAGGCGGCCATCGAGGCCCTCGGCAAGGACCGCGAATCCCTGCAGGTCATCCTGGTGCAGCTTGTGAACCTGATCCAGGGCGGCGAACAGATCGCCATGTCCACCCGCGCCGGCAAGTTCGAGACCCTGGCCGATGTCTGCGCCGAGGTGGGCGTGGATGCGGCGCGCTTCATCTTCCTGTCGCGCAAGAGCGATTCGCATCTGGACTTCGACCTGGATGTGGTCAAGCAGCAGTCCATGGACAACCCGGTCTACTACGTCCAGTACGCCCATGCCCGCATCAGCTCGCTCATGCGCAAGGCCGAGGAGCAGGGCGTGGCCCTGCCCGAGCCGTCCGGCGCGCTCATGGCCCTCTTGACCACACCCGAGGACAAGGCGCTTTTCAAGGCCCTCGACGCCTTCGAGGACACCCTCGAACTTGCGGCCCGGACCCTCTCGCCGCATCATGTCAGCTATTACCTGATGGAACTTGCAGGGCTGCTGCACCGCTATTATACTGTGCATCACATTCTGTCCGGCGACGACCAGGCTCTGCTGCAGGCCCGCATCCTTCTCTTCCAGGCCGTGGCCGGAGTGCTCAAGGCCGGACTTGACCTGCTGGGAGTAAGCGCCCCCGAGCGCATGTAG
- a CDS encoding ACP S-malonyltransferase → MSTQSIIFPGQGSQEPGMGRDLAEHWSEAMDLWKKAERLSGLPLREIYWDGDENAMAVTRNLQPALTVVNMNLWCFLAEKLSPAGVAGHSLGEFAALFAARVLSVDEILELVCLRGKLMDEATNQDGRMAAILKLKQAVVEELVAAAASLTGQEIRIANYNTPGQFVISGHAQAVDHVCANAKPHKGRALVLPVSNAFHSPYMSEAGDELAKFMDRLDWHDPKIPVYLNVTARPEADARALKETVKRQMTSSVHWTQTIENQYADGMRSFVELGPKGALSRMISQILKDRDGVETLSVSTLEQAASL, encoded by the coding sequence ATGAGTACACAGAGCATCATTTTTCCGGGCCAGGGTTCGCAAGAGCCCGGAATGGGCCGGGATCTGGCGGAACACTGGTCCGAGGCCATGGACTTGTGGAAAAAAGCCGAACGCCTGAGCGGCCTGCCGCTGCGCGAAATATATTGGGACGGCGACGAAAACGCCATGGCGGTGACGCGGAATCTGCAACCCGCCCTGACAGTTGTCAACATGAACCTGTGGTGTTTTCTGGCCGAAAAGCTGAGCCCCGCCGGAGTCGCCGGACACAGTCTGGGTGAGTTCGCGGCCCTGTTTGCGGCCCGGGTCCTGTCCGTCGACGAAATTCTGGAGCTGGTCTGCCTGCGCGGCAAGCTCATGGACGAGGCCACGAACCAGGACGGACGCATGGCCGCCATCCTGAAGCTCAAGCAGGCCGTGGTCGAGGAACTGGTCGCGGCAGCCGCCAGCCTGACCGGACAGGAGATCCGCATCGCCAACTACAACACCCCGGGCCAGTTCGTGATCAGCGGACACGCCCAGGCCGTGGACCATGTCTGCGCGAACGCCAAGCCCCACAAGGGCCGGGCCCTGGTGCTGCCGGTCAGCAACGCCTTCCATTCCCCGTACATGAGCGAAGCCGGAGACGAACTGGCCAAATTCATGGACCGGCTGGACTGGCACGACCCGAAGATTCCGGTCTATCTGAATGTCACGGCCAGACCCGAAGCTGACGCACGGGCCCTGAAAGAGACCGTGAAGCGCCAGATGACCTCTTCCGTCCACTGGACCCAGACCATCGAAAACCAGTATGCCGACGGCATGCGCTCCTTTGTGGAGCTGGGTCCCAAGGGGGCCCTGTCGCGCATGATTTCGCAGATACTTAAAGACCGGGACGGGGTCGAAACCCTGTCCGTCAGCACTCTTGAACAAGCCGCTAGCCTTTGA
- a CDS encoding SPOR domain-containing protein, giving the protein MITRKSSTTKKKDKNKLSFQLGLSGFLSLAVLVVIGMAWSFILGVIVGRGYQPEKMAMEMAQKVLPEDFPLLTEKNEEVLKGEELEFFDKLKQGPTSVAPAPAPQAKAPTPPQPKPQAAAASKPEQSPIDAALQSAAAVAGQSPATAAKPAKEEVFVFNYQVAALASMEQAQTFLKKLDPAKFKTSVVTATHEGKTWFRVYVHHQGTVDSALALKEQLKGSGIGGVLLRSRTPL; this is encoded by the coding sequence ATGATCACACGCAAATCAAGCACCACCAAGAAAAAGGACAAGAACAAGCTCAGCTTCCAGCTGGGCCTGTCGGGTTTCCTGTCCCTGGCCGTGCTCGTGGTTATCGGCATGGCCTGGTCGTTCATTCTCGGCGTCATCGTGGGGCGTGGCTACCAGCCCGAAAAGATGGCCATGGAGATGGCCCAGAAGGTGCTTCCCGAAGACTTCCCCCTGCTGACCGAAAAGAACGAGGAAGTCCTGAAGGGAGAGGAGCTCGAATTCTTCGACAAACTGAAGCAGGGGCCCACTTCCGTGGCCCCGGCTCCGGCTCCGCAGGCCAAGGCTCCGACGCCTCCGCAACCCAAGCCTCAGGCCGCCGCCGCGTCCAAGCCGGAACAGTCGCCCATCGACGCGGCCCTGCAATCCGCGGCCGCGGTAGCCGGTCAGAGCCCCGCAACGGCGGCAAAGCCAGCCAAGGAAGAGGTCTTTGTCTTCAACTATCAGGTCGCGGCCCTGGCTTCCATGGAGCAGGCCCAGACCTTCCTGAAAAAACTCGACCCGGCGAAATTCAAGACGTCCGTGGTCACGGCCACCCACGAAGGCAAGACCTGGTTCCGGGTCTATGTGCATCATCAGGGCACCGTGGATTCGGCCCTGGCCCTGAAGGAACAGCTCAAGGGCAGCGGCATTGGCGGTGTTCTGCTGCGCTCCCGCACTCCGCTCTGA
- the rsmG gene encoding 16S rRNA (guanine(527)-N(7))-methyltransferase RsmG, which translates to MNSHPEAREVALRAQGLGRVLTDDQARLLSVYLGLLVKWNARMNLVGPSTWTEILDTLIQDSWHLADLLHTLRTQPAQTLDLGAGAGLPGIPLRVFWQSGEYYLVEPRQKRAIFMEQAVAHMKLPLTKVICARMEALPPARREADLIVSRAFMPWQKLLAEVRSCLAPQGRVLVMSNESSTDTVDGYSLELVREYPVAGKKRYFRLFALGGHDF; encoded by the coding sequence ATGAATTCTCATCCGGAAGCCCGTGAAGTCGCCCTCCGGGCCCAGGGTCTGGGACGGGTCCTGACCGATGACCAGGCCCGCCTTTTGAGCGTCTATCTTGGCCTGCTCGTCAAGTGGAACGCCCGCATGAACCTGGTCGGCCCCTCGACCTGGACAGAGATCCTGGACACCCTGATCCAGGACTCCTGGCATCTGGCCGACCTGCTGCACACCTTGCGGACCCAGCCCGCCCAGACCCTGGATCTGGGCGCGGGAGCAGGCCTGCCGGGCATCCCGCTGCGCGTCTTCTGGCAGTCGGGTGAATATTATCTGGTGGAGCCACGGCAAAAACGCGCCATCTTCATGGAACAGGCCGTGGCGCACATGAAGCTGCCGCTGACCAAGGTCATCTGCGCCCGCATGGAGGCCCTGCCCCCGGCGCGGCGCGAGGCGGATCTCATTGTCAGCCGCGCGTTCATGCCATGGCAGAAACTCCTCGCCGAGGTCAGAAGCTGCCTCGCCCCGCAGGGCCGGGTGCTGGTGATGAGCAACGAGTCGTCCACCGATACGGTGGATGGCTACAGCCTGGAGCTGGTTCGGGAGTATCCGGTGGCCGGGAAAAAGCGATATTTCCGGCTATTCGCCCTTGGGGGGCATGACTTCTGA